One window from the genome of Candidatus Manganitrophaceae bacterium encodes:
- a CDS encoding HNH endonuclease, with product MEMTLLLNATYEPLRVIPWKKAILLLCQGKVEVLEVYDKEIRGISISFRLPSVLRLLELVKIRKNQRVVKFSRSNIFARDKHSCQYCGQHFRADELTFDHVVPIAKGGKKTWTNIVTACIRCNNRKSGRTPEEANMRLIKKPVRPDWSPSLTITIGFKKTPESWRDYLYWNLSLEEDLPDEGSS from the coding sequence ATGGAAATGACGCTTCTATTGAATGCAACCTACGAACCGCTCCGGGTCATCCCTTGGAAAAAGGCCATTCTTCTATTGTGCCAGGGGAAGGTCGAGGTGCTGGAGGTCTACGACAAAGAGATCCGAGGGATTTCGATCTCCTTCCGGCTTCCTTCCGTTTTGCGTCTGCTTGAATTGGTTAAAATCAGAAAAAACCAGAGGGTAGTGAAGTTTTCGCGGAGCAACATTTTCGCGAGGGACAAGCATTCTTGTCAATATTGCGGCCAGCACTTCCGGGCCGATGAGCTGACCTTTGACCATGTCGTGCCGATTGCCAAGGGGGGAAAGAAGACCTGGACGAACATCGTGACCGCCTGTATTCGGTGCAATAACCGAAAAAGCGGGCGCACCCCTGAAGAAGCGAACATGCGGCTGATCAAAAAACCGGTACGGCCCGATTGGAGTCCTTCCCTGACCATTACGATCGGTTTTAAAAAGACCCCGGAGAGTTGGAGAGATTACCTCTATTGGAATCTCTCTTTGGAAGAGGATTTACCCGACGAAGGATCGTCCTAG
- a CDS encoding transketolase, which yields MQKMTPILTIEQLREKATLLRCDIVEMITAAGSGHPGGSLSAADLIAALYFKVLRHDSSRPEWPDRDRFILSKGHGAPALYAALARTGYFAVEKLKTLRKLGSPLQGHPEKGKLPGVEASTGSLGQGISIGAGMALAGRLDQKDYRVYVLMGDGEANEGQVWEAAMLAAHYKIDHLTVILDCNRQQLDGWTAEILDIEPLADKWRAFGWHVIDFDGHDLEQILSAFEEAQGTRGKPTLLLARTTKGRGVSFMENNLEFHGVAPTADQLQAALKELNG from the coding sequence ATGCAAAAGATGACACCAATATTGACAATTGAACAGCTGCGGGAAAAAGCCACCCTTCTGCGGTGTGACATCGTGGAGATGATCACCGCCGCCGGATCGGGCCATCCCGGCGGATCGCTCTCGGCGGCCGACCTGATCGCGGCCCTCTACTTCAAGGTCCTTCGACACGACTCCTCTCGTCCAGAGTGGCCCGACCGCGATCGATTTATCCTCAGCAAAGGACACGGCGCGCCGGCCCTTTATGCCGCACTGGCCCGAACCGGATATTTCGCCGTTGAAAAACTAAAGACCCTGCGGAAGCTCGGCAGCCCCCTTCAAGGGCATCCCGAGAAGGGAAAGCTCCCCGGTGTCGAAGCCTCCACCGGATCACTCGGCCAAGGGATCTCGATCGGCGCCGGCATGGCCCTCGCCGGACGGCTCGATCAAAAAGATTATCGGGTCTATGTCTTGATGGGCGATGGAGAGGCGAATGAAGGCCAGGTCTGGGAGGCGGCGATGCTCGCGGCCCATTATAAGATCGATCATCTGACGGTGATCCTTGACTGTAACCGGCAGCAGCTCGATGGATGGACCGCCGAGATTCTCGACATCGAGCCGCTGGCAGACAAATGGCGGGCGTTCGGCTGGCATGTGATCGATTTCGACGGGCACGATCTCGAGCAAATTCTCAGCGCCTTTGAAGAAGCGCAGGGAACGCGGGGAAAGCCGACCCTGCTCCTCGCCCGCACGACCAAAGGACGCGGGGTCTCGTTTATGGAGAACAACCTCGAATTTCATGGCGTCGCGCCGACGGCCGATCAGCTGCAGGCGGCCCTCAAGGAACTCAACGGATGA